A genomic segment from Psychrobacter arcticus 273-4 encodes:
- the ffh gene encoding signal recognition particle protein, which produces MFDTLTERLSSSLRNIAGTGQLTEDNIKDTLREVRMALLEADVALPVTRDFVKRVKEQALGAEVLKELAPGQAFVKIVHDELTEMMGSANQQLEMTGKPPVVYLLAGLQGAGKTTTAGKLAKFLQERHKKKVMLVSADVYRPAAIAQLEQVAGQVNAKFVNSSSDENPIDIALRAIEEAKIQYQDILIIDTAGRLAIDETMMDEIKALTAAVNPSETLFVVDAMTGQDAANTAKAFNDALPLTGVILTKTDGDARGGAALSVRAITGKPIKFLGRGEKLDALELFHPERIAQRILGMGDVLSLVEEVEQKIDRDKAEKMAKKMQKGGEFDLEDLLTQFQQMKSMGGMAGFLDKMPGMGGSDMQKAVEDAKPEEKVREMEALINSMTPFERKNPDKINPSRKRRIAAGSGREIQDVNRLLKQHKQMAKMMKMISKPEGISKMMKSMQGLMGGGAGAGGSGPLFGGGGQQRGAKDVNPQQMVKQMGLDPNNRPSNEEMQELQNKAPKKFKTRF; this is translated from the coding sequence ATGTTTGATACTTTAACAGAACGATTATCGTCGAGCCTGCGCAATATCGCAGGTACAGGGCAACTGACCGAAGACAATATTAAAGACACCTTGCGTGAAGTGCGTATGGCGCTATTAGAAGCCGATGTCGCACTGCCGGTCACCCGTGATTTTGTAAAGCGTGTAAAAGAGCAAGCGCTTGGTGCTGAAGTGCTTAAAGAGTTGGCGCCAGGTCAAGCTTTTGTCAAAATTGTCCATGATGAGCTGACTGAAATGATGGGCAGTGCCAATCAGCAATTAGAGATGACGGGTAAGCCGCCTGTTGTTTATCTGCTTGCTGGTCTGCAAGGTGCGGGTAAAACCACTACTGCTGGTAAATTGGCAAAGTTTTTACAAGAGCGCCATAAGAAAAAAGTCATGCTAGTATCTGCTGACGTCTATCGTCCAGCAGCGATTGCCCAGCTTGAGCAAGTCGCTGGGCAAGTAAATGCCAAGTTCGTCAATTCAAGTAGCGACGAAAATCCAATTGATATTGCGCTACGTGCTATCGAAGAAGCCAAAATTCAATATCAAGATATTTTGATTATTGATACGGCGGGTCGTCTAGCTATCGATGAAACCATGATGGACGAAATCAAAGCGTTAACCGCTGCGGTCAATCCTTCTGAGACCTTATTCGTCGTTGATGCAATGACTGGTCAGGATGCAGCAAATACTGCCAAAGCCTTTAACGATGCGCTGCCATTAACGGGCGTTATTTTGACCAAGACCGACGGTGATGCTCGCGGCGGTGCGGCGCTTTCTGTACGTGCTATTACAGGTAAGCCGATTAAATTCTTGGGTCGCGGTGAGAAACTTGATGCATTGGAGTTGTTCCACCCTGAACGTATTGCTCAACGTATTCTTGGTATGGGTGACGTACTGAGTCTGGTTGAAGAAGTTGAGCAAAAGATTGACCGTGATAAAGCCGAAAAAATGGCGAAAAAGATGCAAAAGGGCGGCGAGTTCGACCTTGAGGATCTATTGACCCAGTTCCAGCAAATGAAGAGTATGGGCGGCATGGCAGGCTTCTTGGATAAGATGCCAGGTATGGGCGGCTCGGATATGCAAAAAGCGGTCGAAGATGCTAAGCCTGAAGAAAAAGTGCGTGAGATGGAAGCATTGATTAATTCGATGACGCCATTTGAGCGTAAAAACCCTGATAAAATCAACCCAAGTCGTAAGCGCCGTATCGCTGCAGGCTCAGGTCGTGAGATTCAAGACGTCAATCGTTTGCTTAAGCAGCACAAGCAAATGGCAAAAATGATGAAGATGATTTCTAAGCCTGAAGGCATCAGTAAAATGATGAAATCGATGCAAGGATTAATGGGCGGCGGCGCTGGAGCAGGCGGCAGTGGTCCATTATTCGGTGGTGGCGGTCAGCAACGCGGCGCGAAAGATGTGAATCCACAGCAAATGGTAAAGCAAATGGGTTTGGATCCAAACAACAGGCCAAGCAATGAAGAGATGCAAGAGCTGCAGAATAAAGCGCCAAAAAAGTTTAAAACCCGTTTTTAA
- a CDS encoding cytochrome C assembly family protein has protein sequence MRFFILQLAFLLAAMAYLLVSIYIGWALIQNKPIHKGTSLGLLFMGMLAHAALLYPHVVTLYGLNFNLFNIISLISLFFLFFYVMFSLYRPIVSLGILAAPTALTGMIIGYIGRAPYRPITDISIGLEAHILLSLAAYCVLLMAAVQALFLRLQIRELKHQSIHRFWVNKLPSLQSMESLLFDMLLVGFVLLSIALGIGFIYVEDLMAQHLVHKTAFSLLSWLLFGALLIGNWRAGWRGKRAANMTIYAFILLAIGFVGSKFVLEMLL, from the coding sequence ATGAGGTTTTTTATCTTGCAACTTGCATTCTTACTTGCTGCGATGGCTTACCTCTTAGTCAGCATCTATATTGGTTGGGCGCTGATTCAGAATAAACCTATCCATAAAGGCACTAGCTTAGGCTTATTGTTTATGGGTATGTTGGCACATGCCGCCCTACTTTATCCGCACGTGGTCACCCTCTATGGGCTAAATTTTAATCTGTTTAATATCATCAGCCTGATCAGCTTGTTCTTTTTGTTTTTCTACGTCATGTTCTCTCTATATCGACCTATCGTCAGTCTGGGTATTCTCGCCGCACCGACTGCACTTACGGGTATGATAATCGGCTATATTGGGCGGGCGCCTTATCGTCCGATTACGGATATTAGCATTGGGCTTGAGGCTCATATCTTACTATCACTTGCCGCGTATTGTGTGCTGCTGATGGCAGCGGTACAAGCGTTGTTTTTACGCCTACAGATACGCGAGCTTAAGCATCAATCGATTCATCGCTTCTGGGTAAATAAGCTGCCGTCCCTTCAAAGCATGGAGAGCCTGTTATTTGATATGCTATTGGTCGGCTTTGTCCTGCTCAGTATCGCACTGGGGATTGGTTTTATCTACGTAGAAGACTTGATGGCGCAGCATCTTGTCCACAAAACAGCCTTTAGTCTACTGTCATGGCTGCTGTTTGGCGCATTACTCATCGGTAATTGGCGTGCTGGATGGCGCGGAAAACGTGCTGCCAACATGACCATTTATGCTTTTATTTTATTAGCCATTGGTTTTGTCGGTAGCAAGTTTGTGCTGGAGATGCTGCTGTAA
- the tsaB gene encoding tRNA (adenosine(37)-N6)-threonylcarbamoyltransferase complex dimerization subunit type 1 TsaB, which translates to MFLAMDTVFDQCSVAILDASGQVLSSHTETGKRQQTQQILPMIDAALSEAQLKLADIQALIFNRGPGAFSGIRINTAVVQALSVAHDIPCVGVSSLQAIAQAAYQQQRLSEVYSALDARMQQVYFGHYAVIDNMMQPVNQDNGEDTEQLLDYDSRTALDISIVGNGAGLLSLYDGQIIHADIHPDATVIGQLGIAQFMAHGGTEAAQALPKYLRNQAWKTLKEQGKA; encoded by the coding sequence ATGTTTTTAGCAATGGATACCGTGTTTGATCAGTGCTCGGTTGCAATTTTAGATGCCAGTGGGCAGGTGTTATCGAGTCATACCGAGACAGGTAAGCGCCAGCAGACGCAGCAAATCTTACCGATGATTGATGCGGCTTTGTCTGAAGCGCAGTTGAAACTGGCTGATATACAAGCCCTTATCTTTAACCGAGGTCCTGGCGCCTTTAGTGGTATACGGATTAATACTGCTGTAGTACAAGCGCTATCGGTAGCGCATGATATTCCTTGTGTTGGCGTTTCAAGCTTACAGGCGATTGCGCAAGCGGCGTATCAGCAGCAGCGTTTGAGCGAAGTATATAGTGCTCTGGATGCTCGTATGCAGCAGGTGTATTTTGGGCATTATGCGGTAATAGATAATATGATGCAGCCCGTTAATCAAGACAATGGCGAAGATACTGAGCAGTTACTTGATTATGATAGCCGGACAGCGCTGGATATTTCTATCGTTGGCAATGGTGCCGGTTTATTAAGTCTGTATGACGGTCAAATCATTCATGCTGATATTCATCCTGATGCTACCGTGATAGGGCAGCTCGGCATTGCTCAGTTTATGGCGCATGGTGGCACAGAGGCGGCACAAGCTCTACCAAAATATTTACGCAATCAGGCATGGAAAACGCTCAAAGAGCAAGGTAAGGCTTAG
- a CDS encoding IS630 transposase-related protein has product MTYSIDYRKQVLSSINNGMTVREAAAFYELSTSTIHSWKLTLAPKSGRHKAPTKIPDDALIEDVKRYPDAYHYERARRLNCSKTGIHHALKRLGISQKKELSTSKSVSDQKRLNKKAASIII; this is encoded by the coding sequence ATGACCTATTCAATAGACTATCGCAAACAGGTACTGTCTAGTATTAATAACGGCATGACAGTGAGAGAAGCGGCTGCTTTTTACGAGCTTAGCACGAGTACCATACACAGCTGGAAGCTAACCTTAGCGCCTAAGAGTGGTAGACATAAAGCGCCAACAAAAATACCTGATGACGCATTGATTGAAGATGTAAAAAGATACCCCGATGCTTATCATTATGAGCGTGCCCGTCGACTAAATTGTAGCAAAACAGGCATTCATCATGCCCTAAAGCGCCTTGGTATCAGTCAAAAAAAAGAGCTTAGTACATCCAAAAGCGTGTCCGATCAAAAGAGACTGAATAAAAAGGCCGCCAGTATTATCATTTAA